In Cellulomonas sp. Y8, the genomic stretch GCGGCTCGGCCCCGGTCGGCAGCGACGTGACCGCCGGCGCCTGCGTGATCGGGTCGACCTGCTGGACCGGCGGGCGCGACAGCACGACGGTCGAGCGGTGCGCGAGCTCGAGGGTGGTCGAGTGCGCGATCTCGTCGCCCGGCTCGAGCTGGTGGTCGCTGTCGAGCGCGACCGTCCACGTCTCGCCGTACTCGGCGTCCGGGAGCGTGAACTGCACCGGCTCCGGCTGGGCGTTGAACAGCACCAGGAACGAGTCGTCGACGATCTCCTCGCCCCGCAGGTCCGGCTCGGCGATCGCGTCGCCGTTGAGGAACACCATGACGGCGCGCGCGAACTCCTCCTGCCACTGCGCGTCGGACATGTGGGTGCCCGCGGGGGACAGCCAGGCGATGTCGCGCAGGTCGGACTCGCCGCCGCGCTCCGGGGCGCCGGCGAAGAACCGGCGGCGGCGGAACACGGGGTGGTCCTTGCGCAGGTGCACGACCTTCCGGGCGTACTCGAGCAGCTCGGTGTCGTGCTCGTCGAGGTCCCAGTTCTGCCACGACAGCTCGTCGTCCTGGCAGTAGACGTTGTTGTTGCCCTGCTGGGTGCGGCCCATCTCGTCGCCGTGCAGGATCATCGGCACGCCCTGCGACAGCAGCAGCGTGGTGAGGAAGTTGCGGCGCTGACGGCCGCGCAGGTCCAGCACCTCCGCGTCGTCCGTCGGGCCCTCGACGCCGCAGTTCCAGGACCGGTTGTGGCTCTCGCCGTCCCGGTTGTCCTCGCCGTTCGCCTCGTTGTGCTTCTCGTTGTAGGCGGTCAGGTCGGCGAGCGTGAAGCCGTCGTGCGCGGTCACGAAGTTGACGCTCGCGATGGGCCGGCGGCCGGTGTGCTCGTACAGGTCCGAGGACCCGGACAGCCGGCTGGCGAACTCCGCCAGCGTCGACGGCTCGCCGCGCCAGAAGTCCCGCACGGTGTCCCGGTACTGGCCGTTCCACTCCGACCACAGGGGCGGGAACCCGCCGACCTGGTAGCCGCCGTCGCCGAGGTCCCAGGGCTCGGCGATGAGCTTGACCTGGGAGATGATCGGGTCCTGCTGCACGATGTCGAAGAACGCGCTCAGCCGGTCGACCTCGTGGAACTGGCGGGCCAGCGTCGCCGCGAGGTCGAACCGGAACCCGTCGACGTGCATGTCCTGCACCCAGTAGCGCAGCGAGTCCATGATCAGCTGCAGCACGTGCGGGGACCGCATGAGCAGCGAGTTCCCGGTGCCGGTGGTGTCGAAGTAGTGCGCCTGGTCCTCGTCGACGAGCCGGTAGTACGAGGCGTTGTCGATGCCGCGGAACGACAGGGTCGGGCCCAGGTGGTTGCCCTCGGCGGTGTGGTTGTAGACCACGTCGAGGATGACCTCGATGTCCGCGGCGTGCAGCGCCTTGACCATCGCCTTGAACTCCTGCACCTGCTGGCCGGTGCTGCCGAAGGCGGCGTAGGCGTTGTGCGGCGCGAAGAACCCGATGGTGTTGTAGCCCCAGTAGTTCGACAGCCCGCGGTCCTGCAGCGACGGGTCGTTGACGAACTGGTGCACCGGCATGAGCTCGACGGCCGTCACGCCCAGGTTGGTCAGGTGCTCGATGACCGCGGGGTGCGCCAGGGCCGAGTAGGTGCCGCGCATCTCCTCGGGCACCGCCGGGTGCAGCCGGGTCAGGCCCTTGACGTGCGCCTCGTAGATGACCGAGTCGTGGTACTCGTGCTGCGGCGGCCGGTCGTGGCCCCAGTCGAAGTACGGGTTCACGACCACCGAGGTCATCGTGTGGCCGGCGGAGTCCTCGGTGTTCCGCTCGTCCTCGGCGCCGAACGTGTACGAGTACAGCGACGGGTCGTTGTCGATCTGCCCGTCGATGGCCTTGGCGTACGGGTCGAGCAGCAGCTTCGACGGGTCGCAGCGGTGGCCCTGGGCCGGGTCGTACGGGCCGTGCACCCGGTAGCCGTACCGGGTGCCGGGCTGGAGGGCGGGGACGTAGCCGTGCCAGACGAACGCGTCGACCTCGGGCAGGTCCACCCGGGTCTCGTTCCCCGCCTCGTCGAACAGGCAGAGCTCCACCCGCTCCGCGACCCCGGAGAACAGCGCGAAGTTGGTGCCGCTGCCGTCGTAGGTCGCGCCGAGCGGGTAGGGGCGTCCGGGCCAGATCCTCATGCGCGTCAGTCCTCCGGGGACGATAGGGGTCGGCGGCTGGTCGCCGCTCCTGGGCACAGCGTGCCAGGGGACCCCCCAGGTGCGCAGGACGAACGCCTCGCGCGCGGTCCGGCGAGCGGCGCCGCGGCCCGCTGCGGGCCGCGTGCGAGGGTCGCGGCGCGGACGACGCCCGGGGTCGAGGGGGCGGACGACGCCGGGGCCGCGGGGCGGGCGTCGCTGGGCCGAACGGGCGGTGCGACCCGGCAGTTCACCCGCGGCCGGCCTCCCGTTCACCCCGACGGACTATCGCATATCGGGCAATTCGGACGCATGCTCGGACCCATGGCGGAACAGGACGACGCGCGGGTGGTCATCACCAACGCGGACATCGCGGCGGCGAAGCGCGACTGGCAGCTCGCGCGCAACCGCGGGGACCTCCCGGTCCGCGTCGACGCCGCCTACGACCTGTACCGCCGGCTCGTGTCCGCCCAGGCGCAGCAGATCGCCGACACGTTCCGCGCGACGGGGGCGCTGCGCTCCGACCAGGGCTGACCGCACCGCGGGAGGGCGGCTGCGAGGGGGCTGCGAGGCGCGTGCGAGGGGCGGGGCGCCTGCTGGTGGGGCCCGCCGGCGACCGGTCGGCGGCCTCACCCACGAGGAGGACCGCATGTCCACGAGCACGCCCGCGCCGCGCGCGGCCGCCGAGCCGCCCGTCGACGCCCCGGCCGCCGCCCGCCCCGGCGACCTGCTCGAGCCCGTCGGGCCCAGCCCCGCGGAGGTGGCGGACCGGGTGTTCGCCGCGAGCCTCGGCGCGCAGGAGCTCGCGGCGGTGCACGCGGGCGACCGGCTCGGCTGGTACCGCGCGCTCGCCCGGTCCGGGCCGTGCACCCCGGACGAGCTGGCGGCCCGGACCGCCAGCCACCCCCGCTACGCCCGCGAGTGGCTGGAGCACCAGGCGGCCGCCGGCTTCGTCGTGCCGGCGGCGGGCGGCGCGTTCGCGCTGACGCCCGGGGCCGCCGCGGTGCTCGCGGACGCCGACTCGCCGTCCTACCTGGCGCCGCTCGCCCGGATGCACGCCGCGAGCGTGCGGGTCTCGGACGAGCTGCACGCCGCGTACCGGACCGGCGGGGGCGTCGCCTGGGAGCGGCTGGGCGCCGACGCCCGCGAGGCCCAGGCGGCGCTGAACCGGCCGTTCCTCCTGCACGGGCTCGCGGACGTCGTCGCGCAGCGGCTCCCGGACCTCCACGACCGGCTGCGCGGCGGCGCCCGGGTGGTCGACGTGGGCTGCGGCGAGGGCTGGTCGTCGATCGGCCTGGCGCTGGCCCACGAGGACGTGGAGGTGACGGGCGTGGACCTCGACCCGGCGTCGGTGGCGGCGGCCCGGCGGCACGCGGCCGCGCGGGGCGTCGAGGACCGGGTGCGGTTCGTCGCGGCGGACGCGGCGACGCTGGCGCGGAGCGAGGCCGCCGGCGGCTACGACGTGGGGCTGGCGTTCGAGTGCGTGCACGACCTCGCCGACCCGGTCGCGGTGCTCGGCGCGGTGCGGACGCTGGTCGCCGACGACGGCTGGGTGCTGGTCGCCGACGAGCGGGTGGCGGAGGAGTTCACGGCGCCGGCCGGGCCGCTCGACCGGTGGTACTACGGGTTCTCGCTCGGGGTCTGCCTCCCGGACGGGCTCTCGCACCCCGGCGGGGTCGGGACCGGGACGGTGATGCGCCCGACGACGCTCGCCGGGTACGCGCGGGCGGCGGGGTTCGCGGCGACCGAGGTGCTGCCGGTCGAGCACAACCTGTTCCGGTTCTACCGGCTCCGCGGCTGACGCGCGGCGGTGGCGGCGGACGCCGGACGGGCGGGGGCGTCCGTGGCCGCGGCGGTCCGGACCGCGGGCGCCGGGACGGTCCCGTCCCCACCCGGCGGCACGGCGTCCGGGCGCGGCCCCGCGGCCAGCCGGTCGACCGCGGCCCCGAGGTCGTCGTCGGCGCCCGCGTCGACCAGCGTCGCGAGCCGCCGGGTGCCCAGGGCTGCCGCGAGCCCGGCCCGCGCCCCCGCGAGCGCGTCCGCCTCCACGCCGTAGGTCACCGGCAGGTCGGGGGCGGTCACCGCGCCGAGCAGCAGGGCGGACTCCTCGGGCCGGTCGAGCCGCAGGAGCAGGGGCACCGCGTTCCGCAGCGCCGTGAGCAGGTGCGTGCGGTCGCCCGCCGGGGCCCAGTCGCGCGCGAGCGCGAGCAGCTCCTCGAGCGCCCCGGCCGGGTCGGGGCGCCGCGCGACCGCGGCGACGGTGGCCGCGCGCGCGACGCCGCACAGGTACCGGTCGCCGACCGCCTCGGCGAGCTCCCGGGCGTCCGCGAGCGCCGCGACGGCGGCCGCGGGGTCGGTGCGCGCCAGCACCTCGCCGGTGGTGAACGCGAGCCACGCGCGGTCGGACGGGGCGGCGGCCACGGGGTGCACGGCGCGGCGCAGCACCGCGAGCGCCGCGTCGGCCGCGAGCGGGCGGTCCCGGTAGGCGGCCACCAGCGCCGGGTAGGTGAGGCCGATGACGCGGTAGTGCGGGTCGGCCGCGTGCTGCGCCTCCGCGGTGATCCGGCCCCCGAGGGCGACCGCGTCGTCGGTGCGGCCCTCGACGAGCGCCAGGTCGGCGAGCACCTCGAGCGCGTGCAGCCGGTCGGCCACGTCCGTGGCCCCGGCCAGCGCGTGCTGCGCCCGGCGGCCCGCCCCGCCCCGGTGCCCCTGCACCAGGGCGCGGGCCGCGAGCGCCGCGAGGACGGCCGGGGCGTCCTCGCGCCCCGGCACGGGCCAGGCCAGCACGTCGGTGCGCAGGGTGTCGACCGCGTGCCGGTGCAGGGCGCGGGTCAGCCGCACCGCGAGGTCCGGGTCGTGGGTCGCCGCCCAGGCGTGGGCCACGCGCAGGTCGGGCAGCAGCGCCGTGAGCCGCGCCCGCGCCTCCGGCTCGCCGGGCCCGCGCAGGGCGCGGTCCGCGTCGCGGGCGACGTCGAGCAGCACGGCCGCGTGCCGGGCGCGCACCGCCTCCGGGGGCGGGCCGACGACCGCGCGCACCGTCTGGAGCATCCGGTACCGGGTGCGCCCCCGGGCGTCGTCCCGGACCAGCAGCGACGCCGCCGCCAGCTGCTCGGCCGTCCGCGCCGGGACGTCCAGCACCCGCGCGGCGAGGTCGGGCGGGCACGCGGTGGCGAACACCGGCCAGCCGTCGAGCGCCGTGCGCGCGTCCCGGGCGAGCAGCTCCCGGGACCAGCCCACCAGCGCCGCGAGCGACCGGTGCCGCGCCGGCGCGTCGCGGCGCGGCTGCACGAGGGAGTCCAGCCGGGCGTCGAGGAGGTCGGCGAGGTCGGCGACGCTCAGCGTCGCCGTGCGGGCGGCGGCCATCTCGACGGCGAGGGGCAGCCCGTCGAGGCGGGCGACGACCCGGGCCACCGGGTCGGGCGCGCCGCGGGGGAGGTCGGCCGGGCCGGGCTGCGGTTCCGTCGTGCGCCCGGACGCGGCCCGGGCGCGGTCCCGGAACAGCCGCGCGGCCGGGGAGGCGGGTCCGTCCGCGCCCAGCGGCTCGACCAGCAGCACGTGCTCGCCCGCGACCCCCAGCGGCGTGCGGCTCGTGGCGAGCACCCGGAGCGGGCCGGGCTCGGACAGCAGCAGGTCGACGCACTCGGCGACCGCCCCGGCGACGTGCTCGCAGTTGTCGAGCACCAGGACCGTCGCGCGGGTCCCCGCGGCGGCGAGCACCTGGGCGGGCGGGACGGCGGGGTCGGCGTCCAGCCCCTGGGCGATCGCGGCCGGCACCGCGGCGGGGTCGCGCACCGCCGCGAGCTCGACGAACCGCGGGACCAGCGGGTCCGGCACCCGCGCCGCCGACTCCAGGGCGAGGCGCGTCTTGCCGACGCCGCCGGGACCGACGAACGTGACCAGCGCGCTCTGCGCGAGGAGCGCGCGGGCCGCGCGCAGCTCGGCCTCCCGCCCGACGAACGAGGTGCGCGGGCGGGGGAGCGGCGGGGCGGTCGGTCCGTCTCCGCGCGTGCGGACGCGGGCGCCGCCCGGGGCG encodes the following:
- the glgX gene encoding glycogen debranching protein GlgX, translating into MRIWPGRPYPLGATYDGSGTNFALFSGVAERVELCLFDEAGNETRVDLPEVDAFVWHGYVPALQPGTRYGYRVHGPYDPAQGHRCDPSKLLLDPYAKAIDGQIDNDPSLYSYTFGAEDERNTEDSAGHTMTSVVVNPYFDWGHDRPPQHEYHDSVIYEAHVKGLTRLHPAVPEEMRGTYSALAHPAVIEHLTNLGVTAVELMPVHQFVNDPSLQDRGLSNYWGYNTIGFFAPHNAYAAFGSTGQQVQEFKAMVKALHAADIEVILDVVYNHTAEGNHLGPTLSFRGIDNASYYRLVDEDQAHYFDTTGTGNSLLMRSPHVLQLIMDSLRYWVQDMHVDGFRFDLAATLARQFHEVDRLSAFFDIVQQDPIISQVKLIAEPWDLGDGGYQVGGFPPLWSEWNGQYRDTVRDFWRGEPSTLAEFASRLSGSSDLYEHTGRRPIASVNFVTAHDGFTLADLTAYNEKHNEANGEDNRDGESHNRSWNCGVEGPTDDAEVLDLRGRQRRNFLTTLLLSQGVPMILHGDEMGRTQQGNNNVYCQDDELSWQNWDLDEHDTELLEYARKVVHLRKDHPVFRRRRFFAGAPERGGESDLRDIAWLSPAGTHMSDAQWQEEFARAVMVFLNGDAIAEPDLRGEEIVDDSFLVLFNAQPEPVQFTLPDAEYGETWTVALDSDHQLEPGDEIAHSTTLELAHRSTVVLSRPPVQQVDPITQAPAVTSLPTGAEPPAPTGLPGTPGTPSGAPAAAPADGAGDRKRGK
- a CDS encoding BTAD domain-containing putative transcriptional regulator → MRYGVLGPVELVTAEGAEPVRGSRQRALLAVLLAHRGALVPRERLIAALWPAGPPPSAEHTLHSHASRIRALVGADLRAVPGGYRLDPQDLDADRFDRAVRAVTRGAAARGWPDAGRAATGPAAEVLAEALALWRGPAFGTEADLPEVQAEAERLETARRSAHEALARALIGTDPERAAEAAERALDGDPYREGAWALLVRARTAEGRPGEAVLAYLRAAAALDEIGLLPSHELRSAHAAALAAGRPVAAAGNHRGSSRAEGGASGVEQAAGGRTGGRAGSARAGRPGALPTPGTGGTAGAAAGARRTAGPPARAAAAADGRAGGAGGRAAAGGPPARPAAPGGARVRTRGDGPTAPPLPRPRTSFVGREAELRAARALLAQSALVTFVGPGGVGKTRLALESAARVPDPLVPRFVELAAVRDPAAVPAAIAQGLDADPAVPPAQVLAAAGTRATVLVLDNCEHVAGAVAECVDLLLSEPGPLRVLATSRTPLGVAGEHVLLVEPLGADGPASPAARLFRDRARAASGRTTEPQPGPADLPRGAPDPVARVVARLDGLPLAVEMAAARTATLSVADLADLLDARLDSLVQPRRDAPARHRSLAALVGWSRELLARDARTALDGWPVFATACPPDLAARVLDVPARTAEQLAAASLLVRDDARGRTRYRMLQTVRAVVGPPPEAVRARHAAVLLDVARDADRALRGPGEPEARARLTALLPDLRVAHAWAATHDPDLAVRLTRALHRHAVDTLRTDVLAWPVPGREDAPAVLAALAARALVQGHRGGAGRRAQHALAGATDVADRLHALEVLADLALVEGRTDDAVALGGRITAEAQHAADPHYRVIGLTYPALVAAYRDRPLAADAALAVLRRAVHPVAAAPSDRAWLAFTTGEVLARTDPAAAVAALADARELAEAVGDRYLCGVARAATVAAVARRPDPAGALEELLALARDWAPAGDRTHLLTALRNAVPLLLRLDRPEESALLLGAVTAPDLPVTYGVEADALAGARAGLAAALGTRRLATLVDAGADDDLGAAVDRLAAGPRPDAVPPGGDGTVPAPAVRTAAATDAPARPASAATAARQPRSR
- a CDS encoding bifunctional 2-polyprenyl-6-hydroxyphenol methylase/3-demethylubiquinol 3-O-methyltransferase UbiG, whose amino-acid sequence is MSTSTPAPRAAAEPPVDAPAAARPGDLLEPVGPSPAEVADRVFAASLGAQELAAVHAGDRLGWYRALARSGPCTPDELAARTASHPRYAREWLEHQAAAGFVVPAAGGAFALTPGAAAVLADADSPSYLAPLARMHAASVRVSDELHAAYRTGGGVAWERLGADAREAQAALNRPFLLHGLADVVAQRLPDLHDRLRGGARVVDVGCGEGWSSIGLALAHEDVEVTGVDLDPASVAAARRHAAARGVEDRVRFVAADAATLARSEAAGGYDVGLAFECVHDLADPVAVLGAVRTLVADDGWVLVADERVAEEFTAPAGPLDRWYYGFSLGVCLPDGLSHPGGVGTGTVMRPTTLAGYARAAGFAATEVLPVEHNLFRFYRLRG